The following proteins come from a genomic window of Mobula hypostoma chromosome 15, sMobHyp1.1, whole genome shotgun sequence:
- the LOC134357017 gene encoding zinc finger protein 239-like, which translates to MAHQRVQTGERPFTCSDCGKGFTCSSKLKVHQRVHTGERPFTCSDCGKGFTQSCNLLAHRSVHTGERPFTCSDCGKGFTCSSKLKLHQRVHTGERPFCCSDCGKGFTRSSTLMAHQRVHTGERPFTCSECGKGFTCSFQRKVHQRVHTGERPFTCSDCGKGFTQSSQLLTHQSVHTGERPFTCSDCGKGFTQASHLLRHQSVHTGERPFTCLYCGKGFTQSSELLSHQSVHTGEWPFTCSECGKGFTRSFHLLIHQRVHTRERPFTCSVCGKGFMWSSHLQRHQRVHTG; encoded by the coding sequence atggctcaccagcgagttcaaaCCGGGGaacggccgttcacctgctcggactgcgggaagggattcacttgctcatcgaaactgaaggtacatcagcgagttcacactggagagaggccattcacatgctcagactgcgggaagggattcactcagtcatgcAACCTACTGGCACACaggtcagttcacactggagagaggccattcacctgctcagactgtgggaagggattcacttgctcatctaaactgaagttacatcagcgagttcataccggggagaggccgttctgctgctcagactgtgggaagggattcactcggtcatccaccCTAATggcacatcagcgagttcacactggagagaggccgttcacctgctcagagtgtgggaagggattcacttgctcattccaacggaaggtacatcagcgagttcatactggggagaggccattcacctgctcagactgtgggaaaggattcacccaGTCATCTCAACTActcacacaccagtcagttcacactggggagaggccattcacttgctcagactgtgggaagggattcactcaggcatctcacctactgagacaccagtcagttcacactggggagaggccattcacctgcttatactgtgggaagggattcactcagtcatctgaactactgtcacaccagtcagttcacactggggagtggccattcacctgctcagagtgcgggaagggattcactcggtcatttcATCTCCtgatacaccagcgagttcacaccagggagaggccattcacctgctcagtgtgtgggaaaggattcatgtGGTCATCTcatctacagagacaccagcgagttcacactgggtag